The genomic segment AGCATGCAGAATTACAGGTAACATTCTGAAATTGAACTAAACAGTAAATTCTGTTGAAATGTTTTCAAAGAGGCAAAATATTATATTGGAAtcagtgaagaaaataaattatcttgGCTAATTTTATTAGTGATAAGTGTAGTGAAAGATTTTCATAAATGTTGCTAgcaaatttcttttctctcccatgTCTCAAATGAAAGGAAATGGGGGTAAATCAATCTAACCgtgattcattttgttttatgctGATCTTGAAAGCTTGATGTTGCTGCTGCTACTCTATACCGTACGGATCAGTTATATGGGGTGCTATTGTGGGTAGCCATGAATAGTGGTGCCGGTAGGGGTGGAGTGGGAGGGATGATGCCAGCCTGAGCTAGCCAGGTTCTTTGATTAGGGCATTGGATGTGAAATGTAAAAtgctctctccttttcttctatcAGCTGTTCAGAGGAGACTCATTACAACTCCTGCTGAAGCTCCTaatcttcttcccttctcttctgccCTTTCCCCCTACCCTCACTTGGCCTGAAGACGTTGTCCCCAGAGTTTGCCTTACTCCCCTGGTGCTATGTGTATGATGAACTTGGCATTATGGCCGCGTTTGGAACTGGCCAGACAACTGCTGCTGGCTCTCCTTATTCCAAGAAGGATTTAAAGGGGAATTGCACTGCAGGCAATGCACCACAGCAGCAGCATCAGGAGCTTGGGGACTAAGGCTCCTCTGGCATTATTACATACATGCAAAGCTGACCGCAATGACAGCGGCTGCTCCTTTGAACTGTTGGAAGCAGCCAAGCGGCAGCATGAAGTGACAGATCACTCCAGAGCTCAAGATGAACTCCACCTTGGATGGTAATCAGAGCAGCCACCTTTTTTGCCTCTTGGCATTTGGCTATTTGGAAACTGTCAATTTTTGCCTTTTGGAAGTATTGATTATTGTCTTTCTAACTGTATTGATTATTTCTGGCAACATCattgtgatttttgtatttcactgTGCACCTTTGTTGAACCATCACACCACAAGTTATTTTATCCAGACTATGGCATATGCTGACCTTTTTGTTGGGATGAGCTGCCTGGTCCCTTCTTTATCACTCCTCCATCACCCCCTTCCAGTAGAGGAGTCCTTGACTTGCCAGATATTTGGTTTCGTAGTATCAGTTCTGAAGAGCGTCTCCATGACTTCTCTGGCTTGTATCAGCATTGATAGATACATTGCCATTACTAAACCTTTAACCTATAATACCCTGGTTACACCCTGGAGACTACGCCTGTGTATATTCCTGATTTGGCTGTACTCGACCCtggtcttcctgccttcctttttccACTGGGGCAAACCTGGATATCATGGAGATGTGTTTCAGTGGTGTGCAGAGTCCTGGCACACCGACTCCTACTTCACCCTGTTCATCGTGATGATGTTATATGCCCCAGCAGCCCTTATTGTCTGCTTCACCTATTTCAACATCTTCCGCATCTGCCAACAGCACACAGAGGAAATCAGCAAAAGGCAAGCCCGCTTCAGCAGCCAGAGTGGGGAGACTGGGGAAGTGCAGGCCTGTCCTGATAAGCGCTATGCCATGGTCCTATTCCGAATCACTAGTGTATTTTACATCCTCTGGTTGCCATATATCATCTACTTCTTGTTGGAAAGCTCCACTGGCCACAGCAATCGCTTCGCATCCTTCTTGACCACCTGGCTTGCTATTAGTAACAGTTTCTGCAACTGTGTCATTTATAGTCTCTCCAACAGTGTATTCCAAAGAGGACTAAAGCGCCTCTCAGGGGCCATGTGTACTTCTTGTGCAAGTCAGACCACAGCCAACGACCCTTACACGGTTAGAAGCAAAGGCCCTCTTAATGGATGTCATGTCTGAAGTGGCTCAGATACGGAGTTCccctgtgtatgtatgtgttttatcTCTAAGTATTTCTAATTCACTAGAAAATCTGGGACAGAATACTTTGACTCTAAGCAATAGCATACAAATGGTTTGTATG from the Callithrix jacchus isolate 240 chromosome 1, calJac240_pri, whole genome shotgun sequence genome contains:
- the GPR21 gene encoding putative G-protein coupled receptor 21, which encodes MNSTLDGNQSSHLFCLLAFGYLETVNFCLLEVLIIVFLTVLIISGNIIVIFVFHCAPLLNHHTTSYFIQTMAYADLFVGMSCLVPSLSLLHHPLPVEESLTCQIFGFVVSVLKSVSMTSLACISIDRYIAITKPLTYNTLVTPWRLRLCIFLIWLYSTLVFLPSFFHWGKPGYHGDVFQWCAESWHTDSYFTLFIVMMLYAPAALIVCFTYFNIFRICQQHTEEISKRQARFSSQSGETGEVQACPDKRYAMVLFRITSVFYILWLPYIIYFLLESSTGHSNRFASFLTTWLAISNSFCNCVIYSLSNSVFQRGLKRLSGAMCTSCASQTTANDPYTVRSKGPLNGCHV